The nucleotide sequence ACTTCTGTTCTTTGTTTTTCATCTGCATAGATTTTTGAAAAGGCATAGGCACTATGGGTCAGCTCAACTTTGTTGATGATTGACACGATAAATAAGTGGGCTTCATTGTCCTTTGCTAAGTCAAGGGCTTCAGCGAACGCTTTGATCGATTGTCTTGATCCGTCAACTGCTACCATGATGTTCTGGTATCTTTTACTCATTGGAACCGCCTCCTTTTTCTTTTATTGTAACATCTCAAGCAAAAATACAAAAAATATACGCAATATGTAAATAAAATGATGAACAAAAGCAATTTCTTTCAAGTTATTTATACATTTCTTTTCTCATCAGAACACCTGTTCTAATCCCATTATTTCTGCATTATGTGAAATTCCTCATCATTTTTCACATCGAGCGAACATCATTCTGTTACAAAAAACGTGGATTTGTCATAAATTGTCATGCTTCTTTTACCTATGAAATATTTTCACGTGTTAAAGTATTCCTCGTTGAACACAACAAATAAAACTTTTTAACGAATAAAGGAGATTTTTCATGACATCACTTAAAACTTTACTTTTTGGAACAACTTTGGCTGCCGGCGCTGCATTCTTCATGGGAACGACTGCTCATGCGGACGAAGCTTATACCGTTCAATCAGGTGATACTCTATCAGCGATTTCTCAAAAATACGTTGGTGATAACTCCTTGATCAATGCCATTGCAGAATCAAATTCAATTTCTGATATTAACCTGATCTACTCAGGACAACAATTAACAATCCCAACAGAAGGCTCTGCACAAGTAGCTGCTGAACCTCAAGCAGCCGTTCAAGAAGCACCAGTCCAAACTGAACCTGTTCAAGCTGAACAACCTGTTGTACAAGAAACGGTTCAAACGGAAACACAAGCTGCTCCTGCTGTAACAGAAACTGCTGCTACTCCAGCAAGCACAAGCTCTGCAAAAGAATGGATCGCACAAAAAGAATCAAGCGGTTCTTACACAGCAACGAACGGACGTTACATCGGCCGTTACCAATTAGATTCTTCTTACTTAAATGGTGACTACTCTGCTGCAAACCAAGAAAGAGTAGCAGAACAATATGTTACTTCACGTTATGGTTCTTGGGAAGCGGCGAAAGCATTCTGGGAAGCAAACGGTTGGTACTAAGATTCATTATTTGAACGTTTAAACACATTCAAAATATAGTAAGAGGTCATGCGATTTATTCTTTCGCATGACCTCTTTTTGAGTTTAAGTTTAGTCTTTATTCCTTAACTATCGTTTGCCAGTATTTCTTGTATCAGAATCTATAAATCTACTATTTGAATCAATCTATTAGGTTTTAAACTGTCCCACCTTCACACAAATTTTTTTTGATTTATTTGAATCTGGTTCCGTTGTTTAAAATTTTTCCTATATTCTTTTAGATAATATGTTATTTTCTTTCTCATCGCTCCAGGTGTACCTTCTCTTTATAAAAAAAGATATCAACAGAGAAACTCCGTCGATATCTTTTTTCCTTCTCAAAAAAACAAATATGCGGCTAAGAAGACTCGAACTTCCACGAGGTCACCCTCACTAGCGCCTGAAGCTAGCGCGTCTGCCAATTCCGCCATAGCCGCATCACATCTTTTAGTTTAGGATTACATGTGTTTTTTGTCAAGAACATATTTTTGTTCTTTTTCATTTCTGTACGCCCTCCCTTATGCCATCTACACAAATAATTCATCCGAGCAACTCCATCATCTATTGAGGGTTGGTGAAAAAATCTGTTTTATCCATATGATCGATTTCAATGTTAAACGAACGACTCTGGGATTAGTAACTATTTTATTTTTTTCTTCATTTCTTTTTTCCTCTTTTTCTCGATTCAGCTATCTTCTTTCATTTAGATATTGATTATTTCTTCTGTTGGTTACTATCCTTCTGGAATTCTAGACGCTGAAGTAATTCACGTTTTCTTTCTTCTAGAGGTCATAAGTAACGAATGAACGAACTTCAAATAATTTTTTTATTGTAATTCATATTTGTATTGTTCGATGATTCTTAATACGATATGACACAATAAATAAAAATAGGCATGGCTATTTACAACAATAGTGCTATAGTAGAAAACAAATGAATAAGGTTACTTAAAGAGGTGAATACGATGAAACTGATCAAACTATGGGAAGCAGATTTAAAGAAAGCTTATCAGCTACAAACTAGCTTTGGACCAAATGAGAATGGATTTATCAACAATGCTTATGGCTATACATTTGCTGAATTTTTAGATTATGTAAAAAAATGCGAAAAAACGTCTTTAGGAATCGATCTTCCTGAGAGTTACGTTCCCGCAACCGTCTTTATTTTAGAAAGTGATGAACATGAGTATGTAGGAATTTTTAATTTGCGCCATAAACTGAACGAAACATTAAGAAACGGCGCTGGCCATATTGGTTACGGCATCTCCCCTAATTATCGTAAAAAAGGATATGCCACACAAGGATTAGCATTAGTACTACAAGAGGCAAAAAAAATCGGCATTGATGAGGCACTTTTGTCTGTAAATAAAAAAAATCTTGGCAGTCTTAAAGCACAACAAAAAAATGGGGCTGCGATTTATCGTGAAGATGAGAAAGAATACTATACGAAAATCAAACTGATGTAAAAAAGAAGGATTCCAAAAGGAAAGGGATTTGAATGTCCTTTATCAATAGAACACATTTATTTAATTAACTTATAATATAGCAGACAAAATTTTATAAACAAAGAAACCTTTTATCTCTTTTCTTCTAGAAAGGATAAAAGGCTTTTTTGTTTTTCCTATTTGCTTCTCATAGCTAGTCAGCCAAGATTTCTATCGTATCCCCAACGCAATCCGTGCATAACGGCTCATCTTATCTGTCGTCCAGGCTGGATACCACACAAGTTTCACTTCGACTTTCTTCACTTCTTCGACTTCACGTAAAGCATCGTGAATGGAGTCTGTTAAGATATCTGCTAATGGGCAGCCCATGGTTGTTAAAGTCAAGTGCTGTTATATCAGCATTTCTATCGCTTTTTCCTGTGTTAAAGCGATAAATTTTTCTCGATTCTAGTGCATCCCAGAAGCCAAAATTCTGTTCTTTTTATTAACTTTTGTAGGTTTATTATACCTCAAAAAATGGTTAAATTGTCCCTTAAAATAGCTTGGACTACATACTCAATGAGAACTTTTTTACGCTTCTTATCTGTAGTCCAGTTAAATCTTATAAGTAAATATAGTCATCTGAGCATCTACTCAAAAACTCACAAAAACAGCCCACTACTGATATCAGATTTTATACTTATTAGACAAAGAAAATAAAATTTGTTGGGCATACGTTGCTAAATGTCCATTTTCTCGATACACGTGAAATCTTTTATTATTAGTATTATGTTTATTATCCATAAGTTCATTTTGAAGTTTTGGCATACGTAACAACAAATTGATAGTTCTTGAATAATATTTAGATAAGTATTCATCTACCGTGATAAAACCTTCTTTTATATAGTTCTGTTCATATTCATCACTTAATTGAACAATATCAATTGCTTTATCAGAAAACGCAGAATCAATCATTTCGTCTGAGCAGTCCGATAATTTATCCTCCCATTCGTTCAATTTCTCAAATGTTAAACATGAATTCATTTGAAAAATAAAATCCATTACATGTTTATCAGAAATATTTACCATAGTTTAACACCTACTAATACAATATTTTAGGTTCAACTATTTAATATCAAACCTGTGTCGCAACAATTATGTTTTTAGCTCTTTAGGTACTTTTCTTTTCATATTCACTTTTATGATAGAATCTCCTTTTACGTTAAAAGTAGATACCATGTTAATGTCCTGTAAATTATTTAATAACTCAATATTTTGAGGAGTATTCTCTATTTCAACTACTTTATTTTTTCCATTTTCATCAATATACAATTCAGAGATTGGTTTATTTTGTGTTCCCAGCCAATATGTTACATTTTTTATAGAAATCTCATTCAACTTTTTATTTTTGAAAAGATTATTGATTAAATCAACGAATAGTTCCGTATTTGACAAATTGTCAAATATACAATCATATTCTTCTATTGAAAAATCAGTAATATCATTCTCTAAGAATAAGTTTAGCATTTGTTCAATTGTTGATTTACTTAATGTCCTCTCTTGTAAGTTAAAGATAAAATATTCTTTTAAGTATTCAACATCCATATTCTTAAGAAATCTTACAAACAATCTATCATCAGAAGAAACTCCCCTTTCTAATAGAATTTCCACCAATCTATTATTTTCGAAAAACTCATCTGATTCTTCATTAACAATAATACTTAGCAACTCTTTAATTGATTCAAGTTTCCAATTTTTTATGAGAGAAAGCATTTCATCTTCTGACAAGTCAATCTCAGAATAATTTTCTAGAAAATCATTAGGGTGATTGAGTACTACCTCTACAATAACACCATCTTCCTTAAATTTACTAACATTGGATAGGCTACAATTAACTAGACAGAAAAATTAAGGTGTGTAGACTAGAAGAAAACATACCAGGAGGAATTTTTATGTCTAAGAGAACACGAAGAACTTTTTCACAAGAATTCAAGCAACAAATCGTCAATCTTTACTTAGCTGGAAAGCCACGTGTAGAAATCATTCGAGAATATGAACTAACGGCTTCAGCATTTGACAAATGGGTAAAGCAATCTAAAACGAGTGGTTCATTCAAAGAAAAAGATAATCTTACGCCTGAACAAAAAGAATTGTTAGAACTACGTAAAAGAAACCAGCAATTAGAAATGGAAAATGATATTTTAAAGCAAGCAGCGCTGATATTCGGACGAAGAGACAAGTAATCGATGCGAATAAGCATCTTTACCCTATATCAGCGATGTGCAGAATATTAGGTCTATCACGTCAGTCCTATTATTATCAATCAAAACCAAAGAAAGACGAATCAGAACTTGAAGAAGTAGTCGCTGAAGAATTTATCCGCAGCCGAAAGGCCTACGGCTCAAGAAAAATAAAAAAAGCCTTATCAAAACGAGGCATTCAGATCAGCCGACGAAAAATTAGTAGAATCATGAAAAATAGAGGATTAAAATCGAGCTATACTGTTGCTTATTTTAAAGTACATCATTCTACTTGCAATGAAGCCAAAACGACAAACGTATTGAATCGTAAATTCTTAAGAGACAACCCATTAGAAGCGATCGTAACAGACTTGACTTATGTACGAGTCGGGAAAAAATGGAATTATGTCTGTTTCATTTTGGATCTGTTCAATCGAGAAATTCTCGGCTATTCTTGTGGAGAACATAAAGATGCCGTTCTAGTAAAAAAGCATTTAGCCGTATCAAACAACCTCTGACAGAGGTTGAGATTTTTCATACTGATCGTGGAAAAGAGTTTGATAACCAAGCTATTGATGAATTATTAACAACTTTTGACATCAATCGATCATTGAGTCATAAAGGCTGTCCTTTTGATAATGCCGTAGCTGAATCAACTTATAAGTCGTTGAAGGTAGAATTTGTCTATCAATACACATTTGAAACCTTACAACAATTGGATTTGGAGTTATTTGACTATGTCAATTGGTGGAACCACCTTCGGTTGCACGGTACACTTGGCTACGAGACACCGGTTGGTTACCGTAACCAGAGATTGGCGCAGCGAATCCTTGATAATGAGCTCGGATGTGCTAACGCTAGCGAGGCAGTCTAACTTTAACTGTTAGCTCCTGCCGAAGATCGTCACATCCGAGGAGGCTCATTGTCAAGGACAATCGGAATAGCATACGGAAAGAAGTTCTGCACCTTATAAAATTTGTCAAAAAAACTGTTGCCATTCCAGATTGATGGTGATGAATTATTACAACTAATTATCGACTCTAATGGGATTTATGAATCTACCTTGGAAAAACTATTACAATGCAACAGAATCAGCTTAGAAGCACGTTTAAGCACGTTAGAAAAGCATAAATGGATTTCTAAAAAGAAGTTATCTAAGTACTTTTATTATTCTAAGAAGTTCGATTTAGACAATTTAAATCACTTAGACTTACAAGCTGATGCCTTACAAAAAATGTTAGCACTGGGATTTAGAACCAATAAAATATCAATAAATAATCAACAAAAACAAGTGACTGCTTCTTTTCATAGTGCAGTCAAAAAAATATACAACCATAAAAATTTTAGTCAAAAACCCCAAGCTTTTCAGCTATTTAATCAATGCTTATCGAATGAAAACAAAGAGTTGTTCTCGAAATTTATAAATCACCATCATGTTGAAATACCTATTCAATTTTCTAGTATTTACGAAAAGAATCAACTAATTCCTACTTATTCTTTAGATAGTTTAGATGTTATTGCAATTCCTACTAAACAACAACTGCCTATTATTAGAGAAAAATTGAAAGATTTCAATATGTATCGAGTGAAAAATAATACAGAATTTATTCGAGATGATATCTTACTCTATATTCAAAGTGAAGATTGTTTCTTTTTCTATACGAAAAATGAACAACTCAAATGGATTTTATATAAAGTTGATAGTTTATTTGAATTCATTTTTTACTTATCTAATTATTTTAAATCTTCTAAACAACTAACTTTTTCAAATGACAAAGAAAAATATAAGGCATTAGAAGCACTCTATACAAAAAGCAGTGAAAATAGAATACAATATAATACTATTGCGAAAAAGAATGAAAAAAAGAAGCACAGTCTTAATTGATTGTGCTTTTTGTTTTGATAATATAAATGAATTATCGAAACGGATTAAAATTATCTAAACTCGACTGAAGTTCTTCTTCCTCTATTCCAATGTATTTTAAAGTGATGCTTTGTGAACTATGATTTAAAATCTTCATTAGGCTCGCTAAATCCTTTGTTTTCTGATAATAGGTATACCCAAAGGTTTTTCTTAATGTATGCGTACCAATATAATCTAAATCGAGCGATTCAGCAGTTTTTTGCATGATTTTGTAATACTGATGGCTTGCCAGATGCTTCGTATTATCTCTAGGTGATGGAAACAACCATTCACTTTCCCCATCATGTTCCTCGTTTAGGTATTTAATAATTTGATTGGTCAATTGCATTAGATTCAGTGTTCTTTTCTTCCTGTCTTTTTTTCTACAATATCAGCTTTCAACTTTCCTTTTACGTCACTAACTTTCAGATTCAATATATCTGAAATACGCAATCCTGTAAAAATCCCAAACACGAAAATTGTATAATCTCTTTGCCCATGTTTATTTTTCAATAATTCATTCGAGAAATTTTTCAATACCTCTTTCTCTTTAATTGGTTTTACATTAATTATTTTTTTTGTCATTTTTCACCCTCCAATATGAATCATTTATGGATACTTTCCAGTTCATAAACACTAAAACTATCCATTCTTACTAAATCCCAATCTTAGGTGTTGATAGAATAGGATTTATGATGGATAGAAATTACAAAAGTATCCCTATTAAGGACCTTTATAGCATCATAAATAGGAGGTTGCAAATTTATAGAACAAAAAAGAGTAACTTTATTAGCTACTCTATATAAATATTTCCTAATATATATTCAATCATAAACTCATACTGATTTTTAATATCAAAATTAGTTGATTTAATATTAATAAACCTTATGTTTGTTGTCTTCAATAGTTCATCTTTTTTCTGTCTATCTCCATTAACCATTACATAATAATTTGTGCAATACCCTTTATTAGACTCACAGATTTTCCCGAACTCATCACTAAAGTATGTGTCATCCATAGAAAAACCTAAAAATAACATAGAATGTTTGTTTATCAGACCAGAAAGGATTCTTTTTTTCTCTTCAGAATCATATAAATTATTATAATCTTCATTAGTAACCACCATTGAATCATAATTTTTAATAGTACCATGGATATGGAATATATATTGTGTTTCATCCAAAGATTCAAATCCTTGGAATGAAGAAATGTCTCTTGATTCTTCATATCCTGAACATAGTAATAAACTTGTTTTTTCTAGTAAATCATCATAATTTGTTGTAATAATATATTCTGCATCCAATTTTAATATATCAGTTATTATTGAATTTAATAAGACTTCATTTTTAATATGTTTATTCACTGCAGGGACTATTAGTTCTTTTTTCAAATCTTTATCATTGTTAATTAAAGGATGTGCTCTCTTTATCACATCTATAATCCTATCAACATTTTTAGATTCATACTCTAAATCAAAGTATCCCTTATGTTTATCAGCTAAATTCTCTCTAGCTTTTTTAAAAAGCTCTAACCACAATGGTAACCCTACACTTTTACTTATACCTGAACCAACAAACGGAATTACTCTGTCAATATTCTTTCGTATATCTTCCATCACAATTTTAGAATCTGAATCAAAATATTCTTCAAATAATTGAATATTATATGCAGAGAGTTCACTCAAATAGTTTGGGGAATATAGCTCAAAATATTCATGTTCTAGAATTTTATTTTCACATATTTCACACTTTTTTTCTAACAGTTCAGCATCATAAATATCATCATCACATTCATATGAAAATTTTCTTTTAAACATTTTTTTTCCCAATAATTCTTTAAAAATTTCTACAGAATCTTCTTTTGGCATATATTTTTTTATCAAGTCCAAATAATGTTTTTCCCGAAAGTATTTATCTCCATTCAAAGCCGTCATATTCAACAACTTGTTCCATTTTTGATTATTAATAAATAGCATTTCTAATTTCTCTTTCAATATGCTCGGTCATCCCTTTATTCTTATATTTTGAATTTTTTAAAGTTAATGAAAATATTTCCTCAGTTATTTTAATTGTTGTTTGACTTACCTCTAATTCTGAACGTTCGGCAAAAAAATCAGTATCAAACCAAGCTAACGTAAATTCATCTAGTTCTCCTGCAATTTCTATATCAGTATTTAAGCTATAAAAAATTGATTCAAATGTTAATGGGAATTTTCTACCTCTTGTTGTTGCTTTTCCACGGGCTAACTGCTGTCCTCTGAAACTAATCTTAGTAGGATAGCATACTGCACCTGCTTCTTTCGCTTTTTTTACCAAATCACGTTCATTGTAGCCAGTTGTAATAAATTCTCCTAAATAATTAGAAAAGATTCGTTTCATTAACATTTCAGTTTTCTCAGTGTCTAACTTTACTTTACTATTCATTTTATTCATTTCACTAAATATTTTTCGAATTTGTCTTTTTAAAATAGGAGATAAAGAAGCATTCAACTCTTCAGAATAATCTCCTATCATTAGGCTATTCATTTTATTACAAAAGTTAAACATTTTAGCTCTATTTATACAACAACTATTCTTATAAGAAACAAAATCAAAAGAAAAAAAGCTATTTATTAATGTTCTAATGTGCTTAAAAAAAGCAGTACCTGAGGATATAGAGACGTTGTTATCATTCTTAATTTTAAATCCTCCCACCTTTCCATTAACATAGAAAGTAGTATATCCAGTTTTTCTATCCAGATATATAATACAAACTCTTAATGACGAATTTTCATCCTTATCTAAAAATTTTACACTTGCCATTATGTGAACACTATTTTCATCATAATCTATTACAGGAAAATATAACTCGTTCAAATTTTTTGAAGAGATTCTATCCAAAAGATTGTATCCTGAGTCAGAAAAATCTTCATGATAATTTGTAGGAGTATTTTTTAAACTATAAAACGAGGAAATTTTATTGATTCCGGACTTAATATCTTCATCGGTTATATGTCCAGGAACTTTCTCGAAAAAAATATTACTACAATTAAATCTTATATTTTCTAAGATAATTCTATTTAAATCTATTACTGATAACAATCTATTTTCTAGTATGTAAAAAAATATATCATGTAATGTTTTCAAATTATCAAATGAACTAACATCTATGGTTTTTCCATTTTGTTCAATAGTATTTAATAAAACTTGTTTTAACTCATCTTCGTGGATTACATTTTTATAAGACGAAGCACGATAATCAATACTCTGGTTAATCACTTTAAAAACTTCTCCCATATCAATTAGCTCCTTACTATATGTGATATTCTTAATTTGATTATATCATATACTATTAAAAAACACTTTGATACTATGTAATTTAAATCACACTAATGAAAATGCTAAATAAATTTAATTTCAAGTATTAAACATTGTAATAAAAATGCAGTAAGATACTCGGAATGCCATAATCTATTAGATAAACAGGTTGATTCGTTCTAATAAGCAGTATTTAACAATTTTTGATTTGAATTCAAAACCATACTTTTCTATAAAAATAACGACCAAAAAAAGTCAGTTCTTTGTCTAACTTTTTTTGGTCGCTTCACTTCCTCTCTATTACTTATATTAAATCTCTAAATCACCTAATCCTAGTAAATCTTCAGCAGGGATTGCTGATTCATCAGCTACTGCTGTGTTTTCTTTAACAGGTTTTTCATCTGGAACTGTTACTGTTTCAGTAGCTTCTGTTCCTGAAGTATTCCCATCTTCTTTCTTAGCGAATTGGTTATTACCTTTCGCAGTTTCTAACACTTTACGAGCAAATTCAACATCGTTTTGAGTTAGATATTGTTCTTTCAATGAAGTAAAGTAAGCTCCTTTATCTTCCATATAAGATTGGTATTCATCATTTGTAAACTCTTGTAAGTTTGCATGTGATTTTTCCCAAGCCAAGTCTGCTTTTTCGATTAAATCTTTAGATTTTCCTAAGATTTCATCTACAAATGCTTGTGTAATACAAGATTTTTCAGTAGACATCGCACGAATTTCTAAGTCTGCTGCTGAATTCATTTTTTCATTACGGACAGGGAAGTCTAATTCAAAGTCAATAAACGCTGTTTTAACTTCTTGACCAGTAGCATCAGTAAATGAATGAATCATTTCAGGTGCTAATTGACGATTACGTCCTGCATCTTGTAATGCTTTGGTGAATTTTTCAATACGTTTTTGAGATACTTTCATTAATAGTGGTTTCCAAATTGGTAAACCGTTTGTTCCTAATTTTACAGTAGAAACTTTTTCTATACCGAAATCTCCTGCAACTTCTTTTGTTTCAGATTCAAAACGCAACACTAACATGTATGTTTCATAGTTTGTTTCTTTACGTTGGTTATTGTAAGAAGCACGAAC is from Enterococcus faecium and encodes:
- a CDS encoding LysM peptidoglycan-binding domain-containing protein, translated to MTSLKTLLFGTTLAAGAAFFMGTTAHADEAYTVQSGDTLSAISQKYVGDNSLINAIAESNSISDINLIYSGQQLTIPTEGSAQVAAEPQAAVQEAPVQTEPVQAEQPVVQETVQTETQAAPAVTETAATPASTSSAKEWIAQKESSGSYTATNGRYIGRYQLDSSYLNGDYSAANQERVAEQYVTSRYGSWEAAKAFWEANGWY
- a CDS encoding GNAT family N-acetyltransferase codes for the protein MKLIKLWEADLKKAYQLQTSFGPNENGFINNAYGYTFAEFLDYVKKCEKTSLGIDLPESYVPATVFILESDEHEYVGIFNLRHKLNETLRNGAGHIGYGISPNYRKKGYATQGLALVLQEAKKIGIDEALLSVNKKNLGSLKAQQKNGAAIYREDEKEYYTKIKLM
- a CDS encoding SIR2 family protein, whose amino-acid sequence is MKEKLEMLFINNQKWNKLLNMTALNGDKYFREKHYLDLIKKYMPKEDSVEIFKELLGKKMFKRKFSYECDDDIYDAELLEKKCEICENKILEHEYFELYSPNYLSELSAYNIQLFEEYFDSDSKIVMEDIRKNIDRVIPFVGSGISKSVGLPLWLELFKKARENLADKHKGYFDLEYESKNVDRIIDVIKRAHPLINNDKDLKKELIVPAVNKHIKNEVLLNSIITDILKLDAEYIITTNYDDLLEKTSLLLCSGYEESRDISSFQGFESLDETQYIFHIHGTIKNYDSMVVTNEDYNNLYDSEEKKRILSGLINKHSMLFLGFSMDDTYFSDEFGKICESNKGYCTNYYVMVNGDRQKKDELLKTTNIRFINIKSTNFDIKNQYEFMIEYILGNIYIE